Genomic DNA from Oncorhynchus gorbuscha isolate QuinsamMale2020 ecotype Even-year unplaced genomic scaffold, OgorEven_v1.0 Un_scaffold_1488, whole genome shotgun sequence:
ATAGTCTATACAGGTAGCTGTGTATTTGCATAATCATGATCTAGGAGGGCTGGTGGTTCAGCACTGAAGACGAGAGGTTAGCTGGGTTGTGGCGTGTTTGATACCAAGCTGCATCATGACACTGACCAGTGGATGGTACCTGAGCCATTATACAGGCTAAAATATATGTCTCTGGATGGAACGAGCTGCATTCATCTGTTTGCTACTATCAGCCCATCCATGTGGTTTACATCTCAGCCGAGCTGTGTAGTGccacatcccaaatggctccctactccctatatagtgcactactagggcCCAGGTCAGAattagagcactatatagggaatagggtgccatttgggaagtacCCTAGATCTCCTACAGTACGTGTCTGGGTCGTGGGCCTATTCACAAGACAGCAAACGGCAGAAAACCAACTGAAACAGTAGAGGGACTACCTGAAACGTGTCCAATAAGAACTGTTTTCCCTGGTTCAAACGTTTCACTAcgatgtgcactaatgaatacggGTAGGTGTGTAGTAGTCCATCATCGTTCCATATCAAATGACACCCTAGTCCCTGTCTTGAACACTACTATCTTcaaacacagtgcactacttttaaccagagccccaaactagtgcactacttttaaccagagccccaaactagtgcactacttttaaccagagccccaaactagtgcactataggaggacttgtgtcccaaatggctccctatatagtgtcttTTTTAACAGGGCCTGAAGAAGCTGTCATTTGGGATGTAACCAAAATGCAATTTTAAATCGTCAGTATTCCCAACGTTGATAGATTCAGCTTGATCTGCTTCGGTCCATGTGGTTCAGTTGCGATCGAATGTTCGGTCGGTTAGCTCAAGTTTGTTACGGTCAGGGCCATTGTGGTTGCGGTAGGTGAGGCATACCCAGCCCACCAAGCACTGCTGTCGGGGTGGTTCTCTAAGGGACCAGGGTTGTAGAGCTCCAGGGATCAGGGGGGTAGAGGTGCCGTGGACCCAGTCACCGAACACTGTGGTTGGGTGTAGCGTTCCAGGGACCGGGGAGGTGGCGAGGAGGTGACATGTACCCGGTCACCGAGCACTGCTGCCGGACGTAGAGCTGGAGCCTGAGCAGGAGCCACTGGAGCCTCGGTCCTCATAGATAGAGATCTCTATCTGGACAGGATGGGGTTAAAGGAAGGAACACACTCCGATAGGGATGGTCTACAGGGAGGGTCTGGGTCTAAAGGGTGGGTCTGGGTctatagggagggtctgggtctaAAAGGAGGGTCTGGGTGTATAGGGAGGGTCTGGTTCAATAGGTAAGGTCGGGGTCTATAAGGAGGGTCGGGGTCTATAAGGAGGGTCGGGGTCTATAAGGATGGTCGGGGTCTATAAGGAGGGTCGGGGTCTATAAGGAGGGTCGGGTCTATAAGGAGGGTCGGGGTCTATAAGGAGGGTCGGGGTCTATAAGGAGGGTCGGGGTCTATAAGGAGGGTTTGGATCTATAAGGAGGGTCTGGGTctatagggagggtctgggtctatagggagggtctgggtctataaggagggtctgggtctatagggagggtctgggtctataaggagggtctgggtctataaggagggtatgggtctatagggagggtctgggtctatAAGGAGGGTCTGGGTCTATAAGGAGGGTCGGGGTCTATAAGGAGGGTCTGGGTGtatagggagggtctgggtctataaggagggtctgggtcaatagggagggtccgggtcaATAGGGAGGGTCTGGGTCAATAGGGAGTATCTGGGTCTAAAAGGAGGGTCTGGGTCTAAAAGGAGGGTCTGGGTCTAAAAGGAGGGTCTGGGTCTAAAAGGAGGGTCTGggtcaatagggagggtccgggtcaatagggagggtctgggtcaatagggagggtctgggtcaatagggagggtccgggtcaATAGGGAGGGTCTGGGTCAATAGGGAGTATCTGGGTCTAAAAGGAGGGTCTGGGTCTAAAAGGAGGGTCTGGGTCTATAAGGAGGGTCTGGGTCAATAGGGAGGGTATGGGTCTAAAGGGTGGTTCTGGGCCTAAAAGGAGGGTCTGGGTCTATAAGGAGGGTCTGGGTCTATAAGGAGGGTCTATAGGGAGGGTATGGGTCTATAAGGAGGGTCTGGGTCTATAAGGAGGGTCTGGGTCTATAAGGATGGTCTGGGTctatagggagggtctgggtctatAAGGAGGGTCTGGGTCTATAAGGAGGGTCTATAGGGAGGGTATGGGTCTATAAGGAGGGTCTGGGTCTATAAGGAGGGTCTGGGTCTATAAGGATGGTCTGGGTctatagggagggtctgggtctataaggagggtctgggtctatagggagggtctgggtctatagggagggtatgggtctatagggagggtctgggtctatAAGGATGGTCTGGGTctatagggagggtctgggtctataaggagggtctgggtctataaggagggcctgggtctatagggagggtatgggtctatagggagggtctatagggagggtctgggtctatagggagggtatgggtctatagggagggtctgggtctatAAGGATGGTCTGGGTctatagggagggtctgggtctataaggagggtctgggtctatagggagggtatgggtctatagggagggtctgggtctatAAGGATGGTCTGGGTCTATAGGGAGGGCCTGGGTCTATAAGGAGGGCCTGGGTCTATAAGGAGGGCCTGGGTCTATAAGGATGGTCTGGGTCTATAAGGAGGGTCTGGGTCTATAAGGAGGGTCTGGATctatagggagggtctgggtctatAACGAGGGTCTGGGTCTATAAGGAGGGCCTGGGTCTATAAGGAGGGCCTGGGTCTATAAGGAGGGTCGGGGTCTATAAGGAGGGTCTGGGTCTATAACGAGGGTCTGGGTCTATAAGGAGGGTCTGGGTCTATAACGAGGGTCTGGGTCTATAAGGAGGGTCTGGGTCAATAGTATCTGGGTCTAAAAGGAGGGTCTGGGTCTATAAGGAGGGTATGGGTCTATAAGGAGGGCCTGGGTCTATAAGGAGGGTCTGGGTCTATCCAATACACACGCACTGTACAAGCTCCTTATTCTTGGGAGTCCACGTGTACTGTTGACTCgtcatctctctcgctccatctctttctccctctttaaaTCTCATACATGTGTACTgttcaccctctctgtctatattgTTTTCTTAATCTCTCTGTCTATTGTTTTCTTCATCTCTGTCTTTGTttttctttgtctgtctctctctcacacacacagagtagcagtagtagcTGTAAGGATACGACCCTCATGCCCCTCTCAATGGGGTCAGTGATGAGTAGACCTCGCGGGGCGTAGATCTTCTCATTCTGCTCCTGGATGTACCTGCCTATCTTCTTCAACACCTGGGGGAgattgagaaagagggggatgaaagggttagagagagagggggagagggaacagtgagagaaagaaataacAAAAGAGGGAGACAGTATGACAAAGTAAGGAAcatacactatcgttcaaaagtttggggtctcttagaaatgtccttgtttttgaaagaaaagctattattttgtgtccattaaaataacatcaaattgatcagaaatacagtgtagacattgttaatgttgtaaatgactattgtagctggaaacggctgatttttaatggaatatctacagaggcccattatcagcaaccatcactcctgtgttccaatggcacgttgtgttagctaatccaagtttatcattttaaaaggctaattgatcattagaaaacccttttgcaattatgttaacacagctgaaaacggttctgattaaagaagcaataaaactggccttctttagactagttgagtatctgcagcatcagcatttttgggttcaattacaggctcaaaatgggcagaaacaaataactttcttctgaaacttgtcagtctattcttgttctgagcaaTGACggtattccatgcaagaaattgccaagaaactgaagatctcgtacagctctgcatactactcccttcacagaacagtgcaaactgtctctaaccagaatagaaagaggagtgggagaccccggtgcacaactgagcaagaggacagtcCAGTtgtggccaaatgttttgagaacggcacaaatattaattttcacaaagtctgctgcctcagtttgtatgatggcaatttgcatatactcctgAATGTTAGAAGAACAGTGATcaaatgaattgcaattaattgcaaagtccctcttttccatgcaaatgaactgaatcgccaaaaaacatttccactgcatttcagccctgccacaaaaggaccagctgacatcatgtcacaggtgtgagtgttgacgaggacaaggctggagatcaatctgtcatgctgattgagttcgaataacagactggaagcttcaaaaggaaggTGGTTCTTGAAGTCATTGTTTtacctctgtcaaccatggttacctgcgaggaaacacgtgccgtcatcattgctttgcacaaaaagggcttcacaggcaaggatattgctgccagtaagattgcacctaaatcaaccatttatcggatcatcaagagcttcaaggagagcggttcaattgttgtgaagaaggcttcagggcgcccaagaaagtccagcaagtgccaggactgtctcctaaagttgattcagctgcgggatcggggcaccaccagtacagagcttgctcaggaatggcagcaggcaggtgtgagtgcatctgcacgcacagtgaggcaaagacttttggaggatggcctggtgtcaagaagggcagcaaagaggCAACTTCTCTCCAgcaaaaacatcagggacagactgatattctgcaaaaggtacagggattggactgctgaggactggggtgaagtcattttctctgatgaattccctatccgattgtttggggcatcctgaaaaaagcttgtccggagaagacaaggtgagcgctaccatcagtcctgtgtcatgccaacagtaaagcatcctaagACCAGTCATGTGTGGGGTTGTTTCTCAGCCAAggaagtgggctcactcacaattttgcctcacaacacagccatgaataaataatggtaccaacacatcctccgagagcaacttctcccaactatccaggaacagtttggtgacgaacaatgccttttccagcatgatggagcaccttgccataaggcaaaagtgataactaagtggcttggggaacaaaacatcgatattttgggtccatggccaggaaactccccagaccttaatcccattgagaacaatcctcaagaggcggatggacacacaaaaacccacaaattctgacaaactccaagcattgattatgcaacaaTGAGCTGCCaacagtcaggatgtggcccagaagttaattgacagcatgccagggcggattgcagaggtcttaaaaaagaagggtcaacactgcaaatattgactctttgcatcaacttaatgtaattgtcaataaaagcctttgacacgtatgaaatgcttgtaattatacttcagtatccatagtaacatctgacacaaatatctaaagacactgaggcagcaaactttgtgagaattaatatttgtgtcattctcaaaacttttggccccgactatacattagagtgtctagtttgagaaacagacacctttaCAAGTCCTctactggcagcttcattaaatagtacccgcaaaacaccagtctcaacgtcaacagtgaagaggcgactccgggatgctggccttctaggtagaggtcctctgtccagtgtctgtgttctgtccagtgtctgtgttctgtccagtgtctgtgttctgtccagtgtctgtgttctgtccagtgtctgtgttctgtccagtgtctgtgttcttttgctcatgttaatcttttctttttattggccagtctgagttgtggctttttctttgtaactctgcctagaaggccagcatcccggagtcacctcttcactgttgacgttcaCACTGGTGTCTTGGGCCTCAGGTTCTACTATGTGGTTCTACTGTGGTCGTAATGTTTCTACTGTGTGGTTCTACTGTGGTCGTAATGTTTCTACTGTGTGGTTCTACTGTGATCGTAATGTGTTTATATTGTGTGGTTCTACTGTGATGTTCTACTATGTGGTTCTAGTGTGGTGGTTCTACTGTGGGGTtatactgtgtttatattgtGGTCTTACTGAAGTTCTACTGTGGTTCTCTTGTGGTGGTTTAGCCCGGTCTCACCTTCTCATAGCGTGTCTCCATACATAGGAAGATGAGGTAGGCTGTAGCGCAGGCCAGACATCCCTCCAGGTAGGACTGGCCTCCCATCTTCTCTGCCTCCGCATAGTAGATATTCAACCTCTTCACGGTGTCCTCAAACAACGGCCGCTCAATCTGACAGAGAGACACTCAGTTAGCGGTCTTTtcagccatgtgtgtgtgtggtgtgtgtgtgtgtggtgtgtggtgtggtgtgtgtgtgtggtgtgtgtgtgtttgtgtgtgtgtgtggtgtgtgtgtgtgtgtgtggtgtggtgtgtgtgtgtgtgtgtgtgtgtgtgtggtgtgtgtgtgtgtgtgtgtgtggtgtgtggtgtggtgtgtgtgtgtgtgtgtgtgtgtgtgtgtgtgtgtgtgtgtgtgtgtgtggtgtgtggtgtgtgtgtgtgtgtggtgtgtggtgtgtgtgtggtgtgtggtgtggtgtgtgtgtggtgtggtgtgtggtgtgtgtgtttgtggtgtgtgtggtgtggtgtggtgtggtgtgtgtgtggtgtggggtgtggtgtgtggtgtggtgtgtggtgtgtgtgtgtgtgtgtgtgtgtgtgtgtgtgtgtgtggtgtgtgtgtgtggtgtgtggtgtggtggtgtgtgtgtgtgtgtggtgtgtggtgtggtgtgtgtgtatggtgtggtgtgtggtgtgtgtgtgtatggtgtggtgtggtgtgtgtgtggtgtgtggtgtgtgtgtggtgtgtggtgtgtgtgtgttagactacCCACCCTGCTCTCCAGCTCAGAAGGGAACTTGGTCTGGAAGCGGCAGGTGGTCCCTTCACTGTAGTCTCTCTGCAGGAACACCTTGTTGGCCAGAGATGCACTATGCCTCAACTCTTGGAGGTTATGGAACtacaggacacaaacacacataagagcgcgcacacacacacaccacacacacacacaccacaccacaccacacacatatttggggagagagagaggagagagaaaggagtgtgaggaagagagggggagcgagagagagattgtggATAGAATTCTAATATGGATTAACTTTCTGGTTCTGAGGAAGCAGTGTGTATGACTCACCATGAGAATAAAACTAAACTGctcattcgctctctctctcacacacacacatactctctgtTCAAGAGGTAATGTATACAAACAGTGGCTGATGTAGTCTTTAGGGGTATACGATGATAGAGGAGAGGTGTTCAATCAAAGTCTGTCTGGCAGTCCGTTGGATCACggcccagacagacacagacacactctctctcctctatctctaactggtcttctctctctgtagctaactcccttcccctctctcctttccctctctcttctctcccgtcccctctctcctttcttcctctctcctctctccctctctctctcttctctctctctctctctctctctctcctctctctccctctctctctctctctctctctctctctctctctctctctctctctctctctctctctctctctctctctctctctctctctctctctctctctctctctctctctcctctctctctgaccatgcACACTGCTACAGCAGCCGGATCATGGAATTGAGCCAATAGAAGAAGGCCCAACATCACAGAACAGCTcacaacaaatcaatctctgtAAGAGCAGGGTTAGAAGGCTCAATAGGCCAAGGATGGCACCAAATGAtcgtccccccccctccctaaaGACGCTTGATGTCCATAGTTGTGGACTTAGCCGTTTAGGCgtgggtgtggggggggtgtAGGCCAGTCTAGTTTCTTGCTTTGGGAAACTAGTTTAGGCTGTTATGGTTCGTCAAGCTTGTTTCCCCAATGTGTCGATGAATGAGAGCCAATAAAAAGGGCAGTTGGACGGAATAACGTTGTAAACGCGGAGATTTTCTCTCCTTGACCTCAATGGGTTGCTGTCCACGGTGCTGATCTCTCTTTAGTAGGTTTCAGCACTAGCACGGGCCAGCCTGCCTATACCGGATTAACGGCGGAACTCtagagacaaaaaaaaaacaagagcTCTGCTTTCACCAAAACAGCTTAACGGCGCGAGGATTGCTTGCTTATCCCTGTTCTCAAGCACAAGTTGTAGCATAGGCTACACAGCCCTGGAAATGCTGTTCGTGCTACAAAGATAATTCCTCTAACTAACCTCTATTCAGGCACGTAGCCTCCCGACGCCTTTAATATGGCAATATAATGATATAGGGATTATATGCTATTCACATGCCATGACGGTCAGGGTGACCGAAGAAGTGTTAAAATGACAAGCCTTCCATTTCTAATCAAAACAGATTATTTATTTGCCAAAAtgaacctgcctgcctgacccgtTTGAGCAAATGTTATATTCGAAATGAACTTTTTATACGTAAATAAACAACTGTTGTGTTGATTTCTATTGTTGCTTGATAACAGAGATTGAAATGATTGTATGCTACACAATCTTTTCTATCATAGGGCTAACCTTGCTGTTACTGACAAACGCCATTCAAACGGTTCAGAATATAGGTTACAACCGTctccacaaggctacctgctcaCATGGAAGACAATACAACCATATGCCCATAGAGGTAAAGGGAAAGACATAGGCTGAAGAAGACGATAGATTAGTCTATTCATTCTCACCTCAGTCGCCATGTTTCCATCTGACGGCGTTAGGCTACTAGGACGAGTCCCG
This window encodes:
- the LOC124023048 gene encoding golgin subfamily A member 7B-like; translated protein: MATEFHNLQELRHSASLANKVFLQRDYSEGTTCRFQTKFPSELESRIERPLFEDTVKRLNIYYAEAEKMGGQSYLEGCLACATAYLIFLCMETRYEKVLKKIGRYIQEQNEKIYAPRGLLITDPIERGMRVIEISIYEDRGSSGSCSGSSSTSGSSAR